The Vitis vinifera cultivar Pinot Noir 40024 chromosome 12, ASM3070453v1 genome has a segment encoding these proteins:
- the GRIP31 gene encoding ripening-related protein-like, which yields MATAEVVSATPALSEEKTEESVKAEETPVEEVAAAPPTPEPVAEEPKEAETAAVPEESAAPEAEAPADQDETKEVVEQVEVETKEVVEKTDQAVVEEPAVEKTEEVPEETPDQETNSPVVEETKEATEPAEEPAPKPEPAPADEAPKEEGPAAEEEEKPAEAKVKVETDEKAE from the exons ATGGCCACTGCTGAG GTTGTATCTGCGACACCAGCACTTTCAGAGGAGAAAACTGAAGAATCAGTTAAGGCAGAAGAGACTCCTGTGGAAGAGGTGGCGGCCGCACCACCTACACCAGAGCCTGTTGCTGAGGAGCCAAAGGAAGCAGAAACTGCAGCTGTGCCCGAGGAATCTGCGGCTCCAGAAGCTGAAGCCCCTGCTGATCAGGATGAGACCAAGGAGGTGGTAGAACAAGTTGAGGTTGAGACCAAGGAGGTGGTGGAAAAAACTGATCAGGCTGTGGTGGAAGAACCAGCGGTAGAGAAGACAGAAGAGGTCCCAGAGGAGACTCCTGATCAGGAAACAAACAGCCCAGTTGTGGAGGAAACCAAAGAAGCTACAGAACCAGCTGAGGAACCAGCACCAAAACCAGAACCAGCACCTGCAGATGAAGCTCCAAAAGAAGAAGGTCCTGCtgcagaagaagaagagaaaccaGCTGAAGCTAAAGTGAAAGTTGAGACAGATGAGAAGGCTGAGTGA